TGTCGACGATGATGTCCGCGCCGCGCGGCAGGTCCGGCAGGTTCGCCTTCAGCGCCGCCGGGTTCATCGCCACCAGCACGTCCGGCGCGTCGCCCGGGGTGAGGATGTCGTGGTCCGCGAAGTGCAGTTGGAAGGAGGAGACGCCGGGAAGGGTCCCGGCCGGAGCGCGGATCTCGGCCGGGAAGTCGGGAAGCGTGGCCAGGTCGTTGCCGAACGACGCGGTCCCCGAGGTGAAACGGTCGCCGGTGAGCTGCATACCGTCGCCCGAGTCCCCCGCGAAGCGGATGACGACCCGCTCCAGGGAGCGCACCTCTTTTGCCTGACCACGGACCAGCACCAGCGTCTCCTTCGGAACTTGGGACTTCAGTCATCTCGTGCGGGAGGCGGGCCGACCGCCGACCGGGGGTGTCAACGGCCGGCCCTGTCAGGGGCGGTCACAGTCTGCGGCATTCCCTCTGGGCGGGATCTGCACGAAACCTGGACACGTCACCTCAGCTCCAGGTGATCAGGCGTTGGGGCCGCTCCAGGATCGCGGCGGTGTCCGCCAGGACCCGCGATCCGAGCTCACCGTCGACGAGGCGGTGGTCGAAGGAGAGGGCCAGGGTGGTGACCTGGCGAGCCGTGACCTCACCCTCGTGGACCCAGGGCCGGAGCCTGATGGCGCCGAAGGCGAGGATCGCGGACTCGCCCGGATTGAGGATCGGGGTGCCGGTGTCGATGCCGAAGACGCCGATGTTGGAGATGGTGATGGTGCCGGCCCGCATGTCGGCCGGGGATGTCCTGCCCTCGCGGGCGGTCGACACCAGCTCGCCGAGCGCCCGGGCGAGCCGGGGCAGGGTCATGGTGTCCGCGTCCTTGATGTTCGGCACGACCAGACCGCGCGGGGAGGCCACCGCGATGCCCAGGTTGACGTAGTGCTTGACGACGATCTCCCGCGCGGCCTCGTCCCACGCCGCGTTGACCCCCGGGTTCCGCCTGACGGCGACCAGGAGGGCCTTCGCCACGAGGAGCAGCGGGTTCACCCGTGAGCCGGCCAGGTCGGGGTCCCGCTTCAGCTCCTCGACCAGCTCCATGGTCCGGGTGACGTCGACGGTGACGAACTCGGTGACGTGCGGGGCGGTGAAGGCGCTCGCCACCATGGCTTCGGCGGTGGCCCTGCGCACTCCCTTGATCGGGACACGGGTCTCCCGGGCGTGTTCCCCGGCGGGCGCCGCCGGAGCCGCCGGAGCCGCCGGAGCCGCCGGAGCCGCCGGAGCCGCCGGAGCTGCCGGAGCCGCCGGAGCCGCCGGAGCCGCCGGAGCCACGCTGTCCGTCCGGGCGGCGGCGTGCACGTCCTCGCGGGTCACTACTCCGTCGGCGCCGGTCGGCGTGACCGCCGCCAGGTCGACGCCCAGGTCTCTGGCCAGCTTGCGGACCGGCGGCTTGGCGAGGGGACGGGCGCCGTCCTCCGGCCCGCCCCGGTCCGCGGCGCCGGCCCCGGGCTCGCCGGCCCCGGGCTCGGCGGCGGCGGGCGGCTTGCGCGGACGGCGCTTCGCCGAGCCGCCGGTGACCCCGTAGCCGACCAGCACGGGCTGACGGGCCGACGGCTCGGCGGCAGCGGCGGCAGCGGCGGGGGCGGGGGCGGGGGAAGCGACGGAATCGAGGGCGGTCACGGACGCCGCCGGCGCCGTGTCCACCGAGATGATCACCTGCCCGACCTCCACCGCGGTGCCCTCGGGGAACCGCAGCTCGCGCACCACTCCGTCGAACGGGATCGGCAGCTCCACCGCCGCCTTGGCCGTCTCGACCTCGCACACCACCTGGCCGTCCGTCACCGTGTCACCGGGCTGGACGTACCACGCGAGGATCTCGGCCTCGGTCAGCCCCTCGCCGACGTCCGGCATGCGGAATTCCGCGGTGGAGCCCCTGGTGGTTGGCTCCGTCATCATCGTCAGCACCCTTCTCTCAGTACGCCAGCGAGCGGTCGACGGCGTCGAGCACCCGGTCCAGGTCCGGCAGGTACTCCTCCTCCAGCCGCGCCGGCGGGTACGGGGCGTGGAAGCCGCCCACCCGCAGCACCGGGGCCTCCAGGTGGTAGAAGCACCGTTCCGTCATCCGGGCGGCGATCTCCGAGCCCGTGCCCAGGAAGACGGGGGCCTCATGGACCACGACCAGGCGGCGGGTCTTCTCGACGGAGACCTGAAGCGTGCCGAAGTCGACCGGCGACAGCGAGCGCAGGTCCACGACCTCCACCGACCGGCCCTCCTCCGCCGCCGCGACGGCGGCCTCCAGACAGACCTTCACCATCGGCCCGTACGCGGCCAGGGTCAGCTCCGTCCCCGGGCGGACGACGCGCGCGCTGTGCAGCGGATCGGGGACGGCCCCGGTGCTGACCTCGCCCTTGTCCCAGTAGCGCCGCTTCGGTTCGAAGAAGATGACCGGATCATCGCTCCGGATGGCCTGCTGGAGCATCCAGTAGCCGTCCGGCGCGTTCGAGGGCGAGACCACTTTCAGGCCCGCGACGTGCGCGAACAGCGCCTCCGGGGACTCCGAGTGGTGCTCGACGGCGCCGATTCCGCCGCCGTAGGGGATGCGGATCACGACGGGCAGGCCGACCCGGCCCAGCGACCGCGCGCGCATCTTCGCGAGCTGGGTGACGATCTGGTCGTACGCCGGGAAGACGAAGCCGTCGAACTGGATCTCCACCACCGGCCGGTAGCCACGCAGGGCCAGCCCGATCGCCGTGCCGACGATGCCGGACTCCGCCAGCGGGGTGTCGATCACCCGCGCCTCGCCGAAGTCCTTCTGCAGTCCGTCCGTGATCCGGAACACCCCGCCGAGCCGGCCCACGTCCTCGCCCATGACCAGGACTTTCGGGTCGGTGTCCATGGCCCGGCGCAACGACTCGTTGAGCGCCTTCGCCAGGGACATCGTCTCGGTGGCCATGGCTACTCCCCCTCCTCGGCGAAGGACGAGCGGTACCCGGCGTATCGGGCCCGCTCCTCGTCGACGAGCGCGTGCCCGTCCGCGTACACGTGGTCGAACATGGCCTCG
Above is a window of Streptomyces sp. NBC_01803 DNA encoding:
- a CDS encoding dihydrolipoamide acetyltransferase family protein, which translates into the protein MTEPTTRGSTAEFRMPDVGEGLTEAEILAWYVQPGDTVTDGQVVCEVETAKAAVELPIPFDGVVRELRFPEGTAVEVGQVIISVDTAPAASVTALDSVASPAPAPAAAAAAAEPSARQPVLVGYGVTGGSAKRRPRKPPAAAEPGAGEPGAGAADRGGPEDGARPLAKPPVRKLARDLGVDLAAVTPTGADGVVTREDVHAAARTDSVAPAAPAAPAAPAAPAAPAAPAAPAAPAAPAAPAGEHARETRVPIKGVRRATAEAMVASAFTAPHVTEFVTVDVTRTMELVEELKRDPDLAGSRVNPLLLVAKALLVAVRRNPGVNAAWDEAAREIVVKHYVNLGIAVASPRGLVVPNIKDADTMTLPRLARALGELVSTAREGRTSPADMRAGTITISNIGVFGIDTGTPILNPGESAILAFGAIRLRPWVHEGEVTARQVTTLALSFDHRLVDGELGSRVLADTAAILERPQRLITWS
- a CDS encoding alpha-ketoacid dehydrogenase subunit beta gives rise to the protein MATETMSLAKALNESLRRAMDTDPKVLVMGEDVGRLGGVFRITDGLQKDFGEARVIDTPLAESGIVGTAIGLALRGYRPVVEIQFDGFVFPAYDQIVTQLAKMRARSLGRVGLPVVIRIPYGGGIGAVEHHSESPEALFAHVAGLKVVSPSNAPDGYWMLQQAIRSDDPVIFFEPKRRYWDKGEVSTGAVPDPLHSARVVRPGTELTLAAYGPMVKVCLEAAVAAAEEGRSVEVVDLRSLSPVDFGTLQVSVEKTRRLVVVHEAPVFLGTGSEIAARMTERCFYHLEAPVLRVGGFHAPYPPARLEEEYLPDLDRVLDAVDRSLAY